From Nitrospirota bacterium:
ACCGTTCCTTACCGGCGAGGCGAGCACCGGCTATATCATAAAGCCGCACTCTCTGAGGAGAATACAGCGGACGCTCCCGGAGGTGAAGGTGCTGCTGATGCTCAGGAACCCCGTCGACCGGGCCTACTCTCATTACCAGCACACCCTGAGGATCCGGATGGAAACGCTTCCCTTCGAAGAGGCGATCGGGCGCGAGGAGGAGCGGATCGGCAGCGCATGGAAGAGAATGCTCGAGGAGGACGATTACTACAATCTGGAAATCGCCTTTTACGGATACCTGCGCACCGGCATGTATGCCGATCAGGTGAGGGTGCTGCAGACGCTGTTTCCGAAGGAGCGCACCCTCATCATGAGGACAGAGGATTTCAATGCGGATCCCGCTTCGGCGGTGAGACGGGTGGTAGCGTTTCTCGGACTTCCGGCATGGGCCCCCGAGCGGTTCGAGCGCCATAATAAAGGAAGCTACGAGACGAAACTGGAACCCCGCGTGAGAGAGAGGCTGGTCGAGTACTTCAGACCGCACAACGAGCGGCTGTCCTCGTATCTCGGCATCGGCCTCGGCTGGGATCGCTGAGGACATTCACCAATAATGACGCAATCAACGACAGGAGAGATACCCGCATGACCGTAAGCAGTACGAGTGATCACGTGCTCCCCGCAGGTGAACCGGGAATTCCCCCGATTATACGGATCGAGCCCTCCCAGGGCTGGGTCGAGCTCAGGCTCAAGGAGGTGTGGAACTATCGCGAGCTGCTCTACTTCCTGGTCTGGCGCGAAATAAAAGTGCGCTACAAGCAGACGGTGCTGGGGGCGGCGTGGGCCGTCATCCAGCCGCTGTTCACCATGGCGGTCTTCAGCATCGTCTTCGGGCGGCTGGTGAAGGTCCCCTCCGACGGCATTCCCTATCCGCTCTTCAGCTTTGCCGCACTCGTGCCCTGGACCTTTTTTGCAAACGGACTGAGCCGGGCATCAGGCAGCCTGGTGAGCAACTCGAACCTGGTGAAGAAAGTCTACTTCCCCCGCCTGGCGATACCGATCTCGGCGCTCCTGTCGGGGGTAGCCGACTTCGTCCTCGCGTTTCTCGTACTGATCGGCATGATCTTCTATTACGGCATGACGCCCACGATCAATGTCGTGTGGCTCCCCTTCCTGCTCGCGCTCGCGTTCGCGACCTCGCTCGGCGTATCGCTCTGGCTCGCTGCCATGAACGTCCAATTCCGTGATATAATGTATATTATACCTTTCCTTTCGCAGCTCTGGTTTTACGCGACACCGATTGCGTATTCGAGCAGCCTTCTCTCAGAGCCCTGGC
This genomic window contains:
- a CDS encoding sulfotransferase domain-containing protein; its protein translation is MTGTLRSRIKEYTGALPDFIIVGAQKCGTTSLYHYLVQHPCIYPTSVKEVGYFDRYYAKGIGWYRAQFPSRLKKLLATHLRGEPFLTGEASTGYIIKPHSLRRIQRTLPEVKVLLMLRNPVDRAYSHYQHTLRIRMETLPFEEAIGREEERIGSAWKRMLEEDDYYNLEIAFYGYLRTGMYADQVRVLQTLFPKERTLIMRTEDFNADPASAVRRVVAFLGLPAWAPERFERHNKGSYETKLEPRVRERLVEYFRPHNERLSSYLGIGLGWDR
- a CDS encoding ABC transporter permease; translation: MTVSSTSDHVLPAGEPGIPPIIRIEPSQGWVELRLKEVWNYRELLYFLVWREIKVRYKQTVLGAAWAVIQPLFTMAVFSIVFGRLVKVPSDGIPYPLFSFAALVPWTFFANGLSRASGSLVSNSNLVKKVYFPRLAIPISALLSGVADFVLAFLVLIGMIFYYGMTPTINVVWLPFLLALAFATSLGVSLWLAAMNVQFRDIMYIIPFLSQLWFYATPIAYSSSLLSEPWRTLYGINPMVGVVEGFRWALLGTNTAPGPMIAVSSAVTLTLLVTGAFYFRRFEKTFADVV